In Fundidesulfovibrio putealis DSM 16056, a genomic segment contains:
- the nadB gene encoding L-aspartate oxidase yields the protein MYPYRTKTQVLVIGSGAAGCSAALSLADQGREVVLLCAGERLTDGNSSLAQGGIVYTSPEDNPKLLERDILTCGWKHNHLAAVRYLARKGPQVVKDMLIDRLEVPFERTASGDFHLTREGGHSLPRILHCADSTGYSIMQHMVRAVEAHPNITVLTRRTAIDVLTSHHHASLLEYKYNLVNQCMGAYVFNEAGGVVETILADYTILATGGVGQVYLHTTNTRACVGSAVAMAYRCGARYLNMEFIQFHPTALFHRAERRFLITEAMRGEGAKLINTSGEAFMARYDTRADLAPRDIVTRAIMEELLKTGEDCVFLDAANNVDEVTRRFPGIAKKCAEIGIDIAKQPIPVVPAEHYSCGGVLVDVHGRTTVDRLYAVGECSCTGVHGANRMASTSLLECLVWGVSAGSYIGSRFGSKPAITRKLAESIPDWVSPGQERNEDPALISQDWSTIKSTMWNYVGINRTASRLKRAFEDLRDLNVHLHDFYRETPLSKPIVDLFHGCQAAYIITLSAMRNTKSLGCHYRIN from the coding sequence ATGTATCCATACCGCACGAAAACCCAGGTCCTGGTCATCGGCTCCGGCGCTGCCGGATGCTCAGCCGCCCTCTCCCTGGCCGACCAGGGGCGCGAGGTCGTGCTTTTGTGCGCCGGAGAGCGCCTCACCGACGGCAACTCCTCCCTGGCCCAGGGCGGCATCGTCTACACCAGCCCCGAGGACAACCCCAAGCTCCTGGAGCGCGACATCCTCACCTGCGGCTGGAAGCACAACCACCTGGCCGCCGTGCGTTACCTGGCCCGCAAAGGGCCGCAGGTGGTCAAGGACATGCTCATCGACCGTCTGGAGGTACCTTTCGAGCGCACAGCCAGCGGCGACTTCCACCTCACCCGCGAGGGCGGACACAGTTTGCCGCGCATCCTGCACTGCGCCGACTCCACCGGCTACTCCATCATGCAGCATATGGTCAGGGCCGTGGAGGCGCACCCCAACATCACCGTGCTCACCCGGCGCACGGCCATCGACGTGCTCACCTCGCACCACCACGCCTCGCTCCTGGAGTACAAGTACAATCTGGTGAACCAGTGCATGGGCGCGTACGTGTTCAACGAGGCCGGGGGCGTGGTGGAGACCATCCTGGCGGACTACACCATCCTGGCCACGGGCGGCGTTGGGCAGGTCTACCTGCACACCACCAACACCCGCGCCTGTGTTGGCTCCGCCGTGGCCATGGCCTACCGCTGCGGCGCGCGCTACCTGAACATGGAGTTCATCCAGTTCCACCCAACCGCCCTCTTCCACCGCGCCGAACGCCGCTTCCTGATCACCGAGGCCATGCGCGGCGAGGGAGCGAAACTCATAAACACCAGCGGCGAAGCCTTCATGGCCCGCTACGACACCCGCGCAGACCTTGCCCCGCGAGACATCGTCACCCGCGCCATCATGGAAGAGCTCCTGAAGACCGGCGAGGACTGCGTCTTCCTGGACGCCGCCAACAACGTTGACGAAGTGACCCGCCGTTTTCCCGGCATCGCCAAGAAGTGCGCCGAGATCGGCATCGACATCGCAAAACAGCCCATCCCGGTGGTGCCCGCCGAGCACTATTCCTGCGGCGGCGTGCTGGTGGACGTGCACGGGCGCACCACCGTGGACCGCCTCTACGCCGTGGGCGAGTGCAGCTGCACCGGCGTGCACGGAGCCAACCGCATGGCCTCCACCTCGCTTCTGGAATGCCTGGTCTGGGGCGTGAGCGCTGGCAGCTATATCGGCTCGCGCTTCGGTTCCAAGCCCGCCATCACGCGCAAGCTGGCGGAATCCATACCGGACTGGGTCAGCCCCGGCCAGGAGCGCAACGAGGACCCGGCCCTCATCAGTCAGGACTGGTCCACCATCAAGAGCACCATGTGGAACTACGTGGGCATCAACCGCACGGCCTCGCGCCTGAAGAGGGCCTTCGAGGACCTGCGGGACTTGAACGTCCACCTGCACGACTTCTACCGCGAGACGCCGCTCTCCAAGCCCATCGTGGACCTGTTCCACGGCTGCCAGGCCGCCTACATCATCACCCTGTCCGCCATGCGCAACACCAAGAGCCTGGGCTGCCACTACCGGATAAACTAG
- the secD gene encoding protein translocase subunit SecD, which produces MSSLSWRLIVVAIALVLGLAFTLPSVESVRQSPLGKMLPSNQVGLGLDLKGGIHLTLGVDVDKAMGNSLAQAGQDIKSFAQEKEMTIIRQNLLDSRRLEFVLATPEKRAEFEELLRKQASGVKVGKSEIIDDGKVKYTVSFTPEYAKNLETLTVDQAVKTIRNRIDQFGVAEPDIRKQAGDRIQIQLPGLKDPDRAIALVGKTAHLEFKIVDDTVDMTKAAKGQLPPGRELVMERVAGPGGEFSERAIAVKSDAVMTGEHIADARINFDPQNNQPYVGLTFTSRGGRIFERITGENIKKRMAIILDGKAYSAPVIQDKIVGGKAQITGRYTESEARDLAVVLRAGALPAPVNVLEQRTVGPSLGQESIDNGMMSVMVACGAIALFMLVYYGFSGVVANIALVFNIVLILAGLSLFGATLTLPGIAGIILTMALSVDANIIIFERIREEIRRGLPSRASIKEGFQRGALTILDANATTGLTAIVLYEFGTGPIRGFAVTLLLGIVASMFTAIFVSRTLMELWLVGKPSETRLSI; this is translated from the coding sequence ATGTCCAGCTTGTCCTGGCGTTTGATCGTGGTGGCTATCGCCCTGGTTTTGGGGCTTGCGTTCACACTGCCTTCCGTCGAGTCCGTGCGGCAGTCGCCGCTGGGCAAGATGCTGCCTTCGAATCAGGTCGGCCTCGGCCTGGACCTGAAGGGCGGCATCCATCTGACGCTCGGCGTTGATGTGGACAAGGCCATGGGTAACTCCCTGGCCCAGGCCGGGCAGGACATCAAGTCCTTCGCCCAGGAAAAAGAGATGACCATCATCCGGCAGAACCTGCTGGATTCCCGTCGTCTCGAATTCGTGCTGGCCACTCCGGAGAAGCGGGCCGAATTCGAGGAGCTGCTGCGCAAGCAGGCCTCCGGCGTCAAGGTCGGCAAGTCCGAGATCATCGACGACGGCAAGGTCAAATACACCGTCTCCTTCACTCCGGAATACGCCAAGAACCTGGAGACCCTTACCGTCGATCAGGCGGTCAAGACCATCCGCAACCGCATCGACCAGTTCGGCGTGGCCGAGCCCGACATCCGCAAGCAGGCAGGCGACCGCATCCAGATCCAGCTGCCCGGCCTCAAGGACCCCGACCGGGCCATCGCCCTGGTGGGCAAGACCGCGCATCTGGAATTCAAGATCGTGGACGACACCGTGGACATGACCAAGGCCGCCAAGGGGCAGCTGCCCCCGGGCCGCGAACTGGTGATGGAGCGCGTGGCCGGACCCGGCGGCGAGTTCTCCGAGCGCGCCATCGCGGTCAAGTCCGACGCGGTGATGACCGGCGAACACATCGCCGACGCCCGCATCAACTTCGATCCGCAGAACAACCAGCCCTACGTGGGACTGACCTTCACCTCGCGCGGCGGCAGGATCTTCGAGCGCATCACCGGCGAGAACATCAAGAAGCGCATGGCCATCATCCTGGACGGAAAGGCCTATTCCGCGCCGGTCATCCAGGACAAGATCGTGGGCGGAAAGGCCCAGATCACCGGCCGCTACACCGAGAGCGAAGCCCGCGACTTGGCCGTGGTGCTGCGCGCCGGCGCGCTGCCCGCCCCGGTCAACGTGCTGGAACAGCGCACCGTCGGCCCCTCCCTGGGACAGGAATCCATCGACAACGGCATGATGAGCGTCATGGTGGCCTGCGGAGCCATCGCACTGTTCATGCTGGTGTACTACGGCTTCTCCGGCGTGGTGGCCAACATCGCCCTGGTGTTCAACATCGTGCTCATCCTGGCCGGGCTGTCCCTGTTCGGCGCGACGCTGACGCTGCCGGGCATCGCGGGCATCATCCTGACCATGGCGCTGTCGGTGGACGCCAACATCATCATCTTCGAGCGCATCCGCGAGGAGATACGGCGCGGCCTGCCGTCGCGCGCGTCCATCAAGGAAGGCTTCCAGCGCGGAGCGCTGACCATCCTGGACGCCAACGCCACCACCGGCCTTACGGCCATCGTGCTCTACGAGTTCGGCACCGGCCCGATTCGCGGCTTTGCCGTAACCCTGCTGCTGGGCATCGTGGCCTCCATGTTCACGGCCATCTTCGTCAGCCGCACGCTGATGGAGCTGTGGCTGGTGGGCAAGCCCTCCGAGACCAGACTGTCCATCTAG
- the yajC gene encoding preprotein translocase subunit YajC has translation MFLTSMAYAMGQPPAGAEGGNQLMSFLPLVLMFVVFYFLLIRPQQKKQKEMREMLKNLKRGDKVITGGGIEGRIDAVTDEKVKVEIAPGVVITVLRAYVAGLADAAQAKKPEKTDEKKADKPEEKK, from the coding sequence ATGTTCCTGACCAGCATGGCCTACGCCATGGGCCAGCCGCCCGCAGGCGCCGAAGGCGGAAACCAGTTGATGTCGTTTCTGCCCCTCGTCCTGATGTTCGTGGTCTTCTACTTCCTGCTGATCCGTCCCCAGCAGAAGAAGCAGAAGGAAATGCGTGAGATGCTCAAGAATCTCAAGCGCGGAGACAAAGTCATCACCGGCGGCGGCATCGAAGGCCGCATCGACGCCGTGACCGACGAAAAGGTGAAGGTCGAGATCGCCCCGGGCGTGGTCATCACCGTTCTTCGTGCCTATGTGGCCGGTCTGGCCGACGCGGCCCAGGCCAAGAAGCCCGAAAAGACTGACGAGAAGAAGGCAGACAAGCCGGAAGAAAAGAAGTAA
- a CDS encoding GltB/FmdC/FwdC-like GXGXG domain-containing protein: MLLDADNVYYRELNQQIRELVAKGETEFEIVNVRGQRYIADGLDGDLKFLIHGVPGQDMAAFMRGPTIRVEGNVQDGVANTMDEGLIVINGMAGDVVGYAMRGGKVLIKGDVGYRVGIHMKAYKEKFPVLVVGGKAGDFLGEYMAGGAIILLGMITGKPDAPICGRSMGTGMHGGVIYVRGEIPAEQLGPNLKVEPVDEEDMKLITENLEQFCKEFGVDLKAVLTEPFQRVKPFSHRPYGNLYVAC, encoded by the coding sequence ATGCTGCTCGATGCCGACAATGTCTATTATCGTGAGTTGAACCAGCAGATCCGCGAACTGGTCGCCAAGGGCGAAACCGAGTTCGAGATCGTGAACGTGCGCGGCCAGCGCTATATCGCCGACGGCCTGGACGGGGACCTCAAGTTCCTCATCCACGGCGTGCCCGGCCAGGACATGGCCGCCTTCATGCGCGGACCCACCATCCGCGTGGAAGGCAACGTCCAGGACGGCGTGGCCAACACAATGGACGAAGGCCTGATCGTCATCAACGGCATGGCCGGCGACGTGGTGGGCTACGCCATGCGCGGCGGCAAGGTGCTGATCAAGGGCGACGTGGGCTACCGCGTGGGCATTCACATGAAGGCCTACAAGGAGAAGTTCCCCGTGCTGGTGGTCGGCGGCAAGGCCGGCGACTTCCTTGGCGAGTACATGGCCGGCGGGGCGATCATCCTGCTCGGCATGATCACCGGGAAACCCGACGCTCCCATCTGCGGCCGCTCCATGGGAACCGGCATGCACGGCGGCGTCATCTACGTGCGCGGCGAGATTCCCGCCGAACAGCTCGGCCCGAACCTGAAGGTCGAGCCTGTCGACGAGGAAGACATGAAGCTCATCACCGAGAACCTTGAGCAGTTCTGCAAGGAATTCGGGGTTGACTTGAAGGCCGTTTTAACAGAACCCTTCCAGCGCGTGAAACCGTTCTCCCATCGTCCCTACGGCAACCTGTACGTTGCCTGCTAG
- a CDS encoding class II glutamine amidotransferase, whose product MKAPERYYDFQKDISGCGVFGVINTKRELIPGSMPIQAMCTMHDRGNGLGGGFAAYGIYPDHADKYAFHIMCETQEGLDSAEELIKKFFVIHESQPIPTKPTLAIKNPPIVWRFFLSAKQGGDRPTWRTNDEKDYVVNVIMHINKKTPAFVFSSGKNMGAFKGVGFPEDIAEFFRLDEYQGYIWTGHNRFPTNTPGWWGGAHPFTLLDWSIVHNGEISSYGINRRYLCEHDYECTLMTDTEVVAYEIDMLIRKHGLSLRMASWVFAPPFWDEIDRMPEEQRKAFEALRMVYGPALLNGPFAILVSDGTCLMGLNDRIKLRPLIVAESGSNVFMSSEESSIRDVCRELDTVWAPKAGEPVIVKLED is encoded by the coding sequence ATGAAGGCTCCAGAAAGATATTACGACTTCCAGAAGGACATTTCGGGCTGCGGCGTCTTCGGTGTCATCAACACCAAGCGTGAGCTGATCCCCGGGTCCATGCCCATCCAGGCCATGTGCACCATGCACGACCGAGGCAACGGCCTGGGCGGCGGCTTTGCGGCGTACGGCATCTACCCCGACCACGCCGACAAGTACGCCTTCCACATCATGTGCGAAACCCAGGAAGGCCTGGACTCCGCCGAGGAGCTCATCAAGAAGTTCTTCGTGATCCACGAGTCCCAGCCTATCCCGACCAAGCCCACCCTGGCCATCAAGAACCCGCCCATCGTGTGGCGCTTCTTCCTGTCGGCCAAGCAGGGCGGCGACCGCCCCACGTGGCGCACCAACGACGAGAAAGACTACGTCGTCAACGTCATCATGCACATCAACAAGAAGACTCCGGCCTTCGTCTTCTCCTCGGGCAAGAACATGGGCGCTTTCAAGGGCGTCGGCTTCCCCGAGGACATCGCCGAGTTCTTCCGCCTGGACGAATACCAGGGCTACATCTGGACCGGGCACAACCGCTTCCCGACCAACACCCCCGGCTGGTGGGGCGGGGCGCACCCGTTCACCCTGCTGGACTGGTCCATCGTGCACAACGGCGAGATCAGCTCCTACGGCATCAACCGCCGCTACCTGTGCGAGCACGACTACGAGTGCACGCTCATGACCGACACCGAGGTCGTGGCCTACGAGATCGACATGCTCATCCGCAAGCACGGGTTGTCCCTGCGCATGGCGAGCTGGGTCTTCGCGCCCCCGTTCTGGGACGAGATCGACCGCATGCCCGAAGAGCAGCGCAAGGCCTTCGAGGCCCTGCGCATGGTGTACGGCCCGGCGCTCCTGAACGGCCCCTTCGCCATCCTGGTCTCCGACGGCACCTGCCTCATGGGCCTGAACGACCGCATCAAACTGCGGCCCCTGATCGTGGCCGAGAGCGGTTCCAACGTGTTCATGTCCAGCGAGGAGTCCTCCATCCGCGACGTCTGCCGCGAGCTGGACACCGTCTGGGCTCCCAAGGCGGGCGAACCCGTCATCGTGAAGCTGGAAGATTAA
- a CDS encoding NAD(P)/FAD-dependent oxidoreductase, with the protein MKYVIVGNGVASVGAIEGIRRVDPDGEITVISEESSPTYGRPLISYLLAGKIGPERMQLRPVTFYDKFKVKMMLGTKVTGVDAKAKTVATADGHNYPYDKLLIATGGVPFIPPLPGKDGSGVYSFTTLAHAETLIDVAKNCKNVVVIGGGLIGLKAAESLHDRGVKVSIVELAPRVLSAAFDDKAGSLVAKRLDEVGIAVHCGTQATEIKRDAGGAVQGVTLKDGTFLPAQAVVIAIGVVPASSLAKDAGITVDRGILVDDSLASSDPDVYAAGDVAQAKDLILDENRVVPIWPNAFNQGFYAGKNMAGAASPYSGGLAMNAIAFYGLPTVSVGVVNPAPGEQGIEVADYLDEEHGSYRKLVFKDGKLVGYVLLGEIDIAGLYTGFIRFKFPLDAETKEKLVSGRPSILQWPEGFFDEQFNPVGAQEIV; encoded by the coding sequence ATGAAATATGTTATCGTGGGCAACGGCGTGGCCAGCGTGGGCGCGATCGAGGGCATCCGCAGGGTTGACCCGGACGGCGAGATCACGGTCATCTCCGAGGAAAGCAGCCCCACTTACGGCCGTCCGCTCATCTCCTACCTGCTGGCCGGGAAGATCGGGCCGGAGCGCATGCAGCTTCGCCCCGTCACCTTCTACGACAAGTTCAAGGTCAAGATGATGCTGGGCACCAAGGTGACCGGCGTCGACGCCAAGGCCAAGACCGTGGCCACGGCGGACGGACACAACTATCCCTACGACAAACTGCTGATCGCCACCGGCGGCGTGCCTTTCATTCCGCCCCTGCCCGGCAAGGACGGCTCTGGCGTGTACAGCTTCACCACCCTGGCGCACGCCGAGACGCTGATCGACGTGGCCAAGAACTGCAAGAACGTGGTGGTGATCGGCGGCGGACTCATCGGCCTGAAGGCTGCGGAGTCCCTGCATGATCGCGGCGTGAAGGTTTCCATCGTGGAACTGGCCCCCCGCGTGCTGTCGGCAGCCTTCGACGACAAGGCCGGAAGCCTCGTGGCCAAGCGCCTGGACGAAGTGGGCATCGCGGTGCACTGCGGCACCCAGGCCACCGAGATCAAGCGCGACGCGGGCGGCGCCGTCCAGGGCGTGACGCTGAAAGACGGCACCTTCCTGCCCGCCCAGGCCGTGGTCATCGCCATCGGCGTGGTCCCGGCGTCCAGCCTTGCCAAGGACGCGGGCATCACCGTGGACCGGGGCATCCTGGTGGACGACTCCCTGGCTTCCTCCGACCCCGACGTGTACGCGGCGGGCGACGTGGCCCAGGCCAAGGACCTCATCCTGGACGAAAACCGCGTGGTGCCCATCTGGCCCAACGCCTTCAACCAGGGCTTCTACGCCGGCAAGAACATGGCCGGAGCGGCCAGCCCCTATTCCGGCGGCCTGGCCATGAACGCCATCGCCTTCTACGGCCTGCCCACGGTCTCCGTCGGCGTGGTCAACCCCGCTCCCGGCGAGCAGGGCATAGAAGTGGCCGACTACCTGGACGAGGAGCACGGCTCCTACCGCAAGCTGGTCTTCAAGGACGGCAAGCTGGTGGGCTACGTGCTCCTGGGCGAGATCGACATCGCCGGTCTGTACACCGGCTTCATCCGCTTCAAATTCCCTCTGGACGCCGAGACCAAGGAAAAGCTCGTCAGCGGCAGGCCCTCCATCCTGCAATGGCCGGAAGGTTTCTTCGACGAGCAGTTCAACCCTGTCGGCGCGCAAGAGATCGTGTAA
- a CDS encoding 4Fe-4S dicluster domain-containing protein: MKKIYPNKEVCIGCHLCEVACVTAHSKTKDHILAHNVEKAQEGLAPRRNVAQEGAVCVALSCRHCQEPMCVAACISGALTKNTETGRCEYNEEQCVGCWSCLMACPFGSIRRHPFKEKIVKCDMCAGRDTPACVEACPNAGLVFEDRGSD, from the coding sequence ATGAAAAAGATATACCCCAACAAGGAAGTCTGCATCGGCTGCCACCTGTGCGAGGTCGCCTGCGTGACGGCCCACTCCAAGACCAAGGACCACATCCTGGCCCACAACGTGGAGAAGGCCCAGGAAGGCCTGGCTCCGCGCCGCAACGTCGCCCAGGAGGGAGCCGTGTGCGTGGCCCTGTCCTGCCGCCACTGCCAGGAACCCATGTGCGTGGCCGCCTGCATCTCGGGCGCGCTCACCAAGAACACGGAGACCGGTCGCTGCGAATACAACGAAGAGCAGTGCGTGGGCTGCTGGTCCTGCCTGATGGCCTGCCCCTTCGGCTCCATCCGCAGGCACCCGTTCAAGGAAAAGATCGTCAAGTGCGACATGTGCGCGGGCCGCGACACGCCCGCCTGCGTGGAAGCCTGTCCCAACGCTGGCCTGGTCTTCGAAGATCGCGGCTCGGACTAA
- a CDS encoding glutamate synthase-related protein, with protein sequence MAFAPINKNYHDFFVVRDKDACINCQVCVRQCSYGVHFWDEARQCVRHDNTKCIGCHRCEALCPTQALLIQEKPSNFKANALWRPVFIKNIYKQADTGGVLLSGMGSPADIPVYWDNLLLDASQVTNPSIDPLREPMELRTFLGSKPTRLEFEETPEGPKLKTKLKPNIALNFPIMFSAMSFGSINFNLHIAMARAASELGTYYNTGEGGLHQSLYKYGKNTIVQVASGRFGVHRDYLNAGAAIEIKIGQGAKPGIGGHLPGEKINAKVSETRMVPIGSDAISPAPHHDIYSIEDLHQLIYALKEASEYKVPVSVKIAAVHNVAAIASGVVRAGADIVAIDGMRGGTGAAPAMIRDNVGIPIELALAAVDQRLRDEGIRNDASIVAAGGTRCSADVVKAIALGADAVYIGTAALLAVGCTLCARCYTGKCPWGIATNDPYLAKRQNPDIAAKKMANLMKAWAHEIEEMLGGMGLNSIESLRGNRDKLRAVGLNQIELDTLGVKAAGR encoded by the coding sequence TTGGCCTTCGCTCCCATCAACAAGAACTACCACGACTTCTTCGTCGTCCGGGACAAGGACGCCTGCATCAATTGCCAGGTGTGCGTGCGCCAGTGTTCATATGGTGTCCACTTCTGGGATGAAGCCCGGCAGTGCGTCCGCCACGACAACACGAAATGCATCGGTTGCCACCGTTGCGAGGCGCTGTGTCCCACGCAGGCTCTCCTCATCCAGGAGAAGCCCTCAAACTTCAAAGCGAACGCCTTGTGGCGGCCGGTGTTCATCAAGAACATCTACAAGCAGGCCGACACCGGCGGCGTGTTGCTGTCCGGCATGGGTTCCCCGGCGGACATTCCCGTCTACTGGGACAACCTGCTGCTTGACGCCAGCCAGGTGACCAACCCCTCCATCGACCCCCTGCGCGAGCCCATGGAGCTTCGGACCTTCCTCGGTTCCAAGCCCACCCGCCTGGAGTTCGAGGAGACCCCCGAGGGACCCAAGCTCAAAACCAAGTTGAAACCCAACATCGCCCTGAACTTCCCCATCATGTTCTCGGCCATGAGCTTCGGGTCTATCAACTTCAACCTGCACATCGCCATGGCGCGTGCGGCGTCGGAGCTCGGGACCTACTACAACACCGGTGAAGGCGGCTTGCACCAGTCGCTGTACAAATACGGCAAGAACACCATCGTGCAGGTTGCGTCGGGCCGCTTCGGCGTCCACCGCGACTACCTGAACGCTGGCGCCGCCATCGAGATCAAGATCGGCCAGGGCGCCAAGCCCGGCATCGGCGGACACCTGCCCGGCGAGAAGATCAACGCTAAGGTCTCCGAGACGCGCATGGTGCCCATCGGCTCCGACGCCATCTCCCCGGCCCCGCACCACGACATCTACTCCATCGAGGACCTGCACCAGCTGATCTATGCCCTCAAGGAAGCCAGCGAGTACAAGGTTCCCGTGTCGGTGAAGATCGCGGCCGTGCATAACGTCGCGGCCATCGCCTCGGGCGTTGTTCGCGCCGGCGCGGACATCGTGGCCATCGACGGCATGCGCGGCGGCACGGGCGCGGCTCCGGCCATGATCCGCGACAACGTGGGCATCCCCATTGAGCTTGCGCTCGCCGCCGTTGACCAGCGCCTGCGCGACGAGGGCATCCGCAACGACGCCTCCATCGTGGCGGCGGGCGGCACGCGCTGCTCCGCCGACGTGGTCAAGGCCATCGCCCTGGGCGCGGACGCCGTGTACATCGGCACCGCCGCGCTGCTGGCCGTGGGCTGCACCCTGTGCGCCCGCTGCTACACCGGCAAGTGCCCCTGGGGCATCGCCACCAACGACCCTTACCTGGCCAAGCGCCAGAACCCCGATATCGCCGCCAAGAAGATGGCCAACCTGATGAAGGCCTGGGCGCACGAGATCGAGGAAATGCTTGGCGGCATGGGCCTCAACTCCATCGAGAGCCTGCGCGGCAACCGCGACAAGCTGCGCGCCGTGGGCCTGAACCAGATCGAGCTGGACACCCTGGGCGTCAAGGCAGCCGGGAGGTAA
- a CDS encoding radical SAM protein — protein MRYSHHATLMSKSLYPIMAQNGVPEIPTFPQEIMLTTTFNCNYRCRMCFQEHYDKREMPWEMVEKLRDALYFADTIQLIGGEPMIWSHFKKAVVLANETSTKVRITTNGSLMDTEMNRFLVENEVFDLRISVDAATAKTYKHIRGGNFLRLLNNVQELSRFKQIAGSEWPIVEFNVVAMKSNVGELTKLIALADSLGVFQINVHYMNCTREEWLPESLYFHQDYSDECLLKASEAATAVGIRINLPVPFKGEAVSQTRVSTRCDEPWRAFLVNMDGVCQICCGGADPVGNLNESDFMEMWNGAGIQALRSTVNTPDKPDYCRKCFGRMQKVESIYTHLSRPLAAKFKAGELLLDREAS, from the coding sequence ATGCGCTACTCGCACCACGCCACGCTCATGAGCAAGTCTCTCTATCCTATCATGGCCCAGAACGGCGTGCCGGAGATCCCCACGTTCCCCCAGGAGATCATGCTGACCACCACCTTCAACTGCAACTACCGCTGCCGCATGTGTTTTCAGGAGCACTACGACAAGCGGGAGATGCCCTGGGAGATGGTGGAGAAACTGCGTGACGCGCTCTATTTCGCGGACACCATCCAACTCATCGGCGGCGAGCCCATGATCTGGTCGCACTTCAAGAAGGCCGTGGTCCTGGCCAACGAGACCTCCACCAAGGTGCGCATCACCACCAACGGCTCCCTGATGGATACGGAAATGAACCGCTTCCTCGTGGAGAACGAGGTCTTCGACCTGCGCATCAGCGTGGACGCGGCAACCGCCAAGACCTACAAGCACATCCGGGGCGGCAATTTCCTGCGCCTCCTGAACAACGTCCAGGAACTCTCCAGGTTCAAGCAGATCGCCGGGTCCGAATGGCCCATAGTCGAGTTCAACGTGGTGGCCATGAAGTCCAACGTGGGCGAATTGACCAAGCTGATCGCCCTGGCCGATTCTCTTGGGGTGTTCCAGATCAACGTGCACTACATGAACTGCACCCGCGAAGAATGGCTTCCCGAGTCCCTGTATTTCCACCAGGACTATTCGGACGAGTGCCTGCTCAAGGCGTCCGAGGCCGCCACGGCGGTCGGTATACGCATAAACCTTCCGGTCCCCTTCAAGGGTGAGGCCGTTTCGCAAACCCGTGTGAGCACCCGCTGCGACGAGCCCTGGAGGGCGTTCCTGGTGAACATGGACGGCGTGTGCCAGATCTGCTGCGGCGGAGCGGACCCTGTGGGCAACCTGAACGAATCCGACTTCATGGAGATGTGGAACGGCGCGGGGATTCAAGCCCTGCGATCCACGGTCAACACCCCGGACAAGCCCGATTACTGCCGCAAGTGTTTCGGACGGATGCAGAAGGTGGAGTCCATCTACACCCACTTGTCGAGGCCCTTGGCCGCAAAATTCAAAGCGGGAGAGCTGCTGCTCGATCGCGAGGCGTCCTGA
- a CDS encoding carbonic anhydrase, whose amino-acid sequence MKDIARFLSGFKEFQRTYFCDDNKFYSDLSEDQKPKVLVIACSDSRVDPAILTGCSPGDMFVVRNVANLVPPYEKAPGLHGVSAAVEYAIKVLQVEHVIVLGHSCCGGIQALMHSDPETLGEFIAPWVKIAAPALREVSEKLTEKDEALRQCACEQASVLVSLENLLTFPWIWERVMTGRIYLHGWYFDLRKGELLSYLPETGSFEPLVARCERLDAKTPHQAK is encoded by the coding sequence ATGAAAGATATCGCCCGGTTCCTGTCCGGTTTCAAAGAGTTCCAGCGCACCTACTTCTGCGACGACAACAAGTTCTATTCCGACCTGTCCGAGGATCAGAAGCCGAAGGTGCTGGTCATAGCCTGCTCCGACTCCCGCGTGGACCCGGCCATCCTCACCGGGTGTTCGCCCGGAGACATGTTCGTGGTGCGAAACGTCGCCAACCTCGTCCCCCCCTACGAGAAGGCCCCCGGCCTTCACGGCGTCAGCGCCGCTGTTGAGTATGCGATCAAGGTGCTCCAGGTCGAACACGTCATCGTACTGGGGCATTCCTGCTGCGGCGGCATCCAGGCGCTCATGCACTCGGACCCGGAGACCCTGGGCGAGTTCATCGCCCCCTGGGTGAAGATCGCCGCGCCCGCGCTGCGCGAAGTGTCCGAGAAACTCACGGAGAAAGACGAGGCCCTGCGCCAGTGCGCCTGCGAACAGGCTTCCGTGCTGGTGTCGCTGGAAAACCTGCTCACCTTCCCCTGGATCTGGGAGCGGGTGATGACAGGGCGCATCTACCTGCACGGCTGGTACTTCGACCTGCGCAAGGGCGAGTTGCTGAGCTACCTGCCCGAGACCGGCTCCTTCGAACCCCTGGTGGCCCGCTGCGAACGACTCGACGCCAAAACACCGCACCAGGCCAAGTAG